A stretch of Manis javanica isolate MJ-LG chromosome 1, MJ_LKY, whole genome shotgun sequence DNA encodes these proteins:
- the C1H2orf15 gene encoding uncharacterized protein C2orf15 homolog codes for MGYPLSKSATQVSAMHMDSKVGDHLMGGTEKSKLEPVTQLFQNTKQIRLEDTNQENSTKSKETGTGSVSEKALGSVVYVKESDGIEMTDME; via the coding sequence ATGGGAtatcctcttagtaagtctgccACTCAGGTATCTGCTATGCATATGGATTCAAAAGTGGGTGATCACTTAATGGGAGGGACTGAGAAAAGCAAGTTGGAACCAGTGACTCAGTTATTTCAGAACACCAAGCAAATAAGATTAGAAGACACAAACCAGGAAAACTCTACAAAAAGTAAAGAGACTGGCACAGGATCTGTTTCAGAGAAAGCCTTGGGTTCAGTGGTCTATGTTAAAGAAAGTGATGGGATAGAAATGACAGATATGGAATGA
- the LOC140850119 gene encoding uncharacterized protein, giving the protein MHPVTEMSPKSVSPAGTENEDSGLRDLPSPSGSLGPSHISRLQVVPLRPESDAWAPGTPPSLPGSSDCVRNSKSQEPKQEVQPEPDIMGYLVPDTACLRVPVQEDLHLPEEGPSLEVSVKADFAASVPSVLQNVTVSWLHAEAWPVLGAVQRAVPLVDHCAKMLLGLWPEDLWSGISFSLMSWGHIIWGLLFKGQHRNVKNLFLMLVS; this is encoded by the coding sequence ATGCACCCTGTCACCGAGATGTCTCCCAAGTCGGTGAGCCCTGCTGGTACAGAGAATGAGGACAGTGGTCTCAGAGATCTGCCATCACCATCTGGCAGCCTAGGGCCCAGTCACATCTCTCGGTTGCAAGTGGTGCCCCTGAGGCCAGAAAGTGATGCCTGGGCCCCAGGGacccctccttccctgccaggATCCAGTGACTGTGTAAGAaactcaaaaagccaggagccgAAGCAGGAAGTCCAGCCTGAACCCGACATCATGGGCTATCTTGTCCCAGACACAGCATGTCTGAGGGTGCCAGTCCAGGAGGACCTCCATCTTCCCGAGGAGGGGCCAAGCTTGGAAGTGTCTGTAAAGGCAGACTTTGCCGCCTCTGTCCCAAGCGTGCTCCAGAATGTCACCGTGTCGTGGCTGCATGCTGAGGCCTGGCCAGTGCTGGGAGCTGTTCAGAGGGCTGTCCCCCTGGTTGATCACTGTGCCAAGATGCTGCTGGGCCTATGGCCTGAAGACCTCTGGTCTGGGATCAGCTTCAGCCTCATGTCCTGGGGGCATATAATCTGGGGGCTTCTCTTCAAAGGACAACACCGAAATGTGAAAAATCTGTTTCTAATGTTGGtgtcctga